One Clavibacter zhangzhiyongii genomic region harbors:
- a CDS encoding YeiH family protein, translated as MPATASRLHPALPGLAAAAAAALVAWVVHLLVPAIPLLTVAVALGILAAQVPAARPALTGPLKPGLTLASKRLMRIGVVLLGLQLGLSDIVGLGWHAVLLVVAVVVLSFAGTYAIARALRMPGQQPLLLATGFSICGASAIGAMAGVTRAKPADQGAPVALVTLCGTLAIAVLPPLAGPLGLDDVAFGHWVGAGVHDVGQVVATAQIAGSAALTIAIAVKLTRVLLLAPVVAVAGVVMRRREGRVEGAARPPIVPLFVLGFLAAVLVRTFVPLPDGVLDAAQVVQTALLAIALVALGSAVRLRELVGQGGSALAAGLLSWALIAGLALAAVRLS; from the coding sequence ATGCCCGCCACCGCCTCCCGCCTCCACCCCGCGCTCCCCGGCCTCGCCGCCGCGGCCGCCGCCGCGCTCGTCGCGTGGGTCGTGCACCTGCTCGTGCCGGCGATCCCGCTGCTCACCGTCGCGGTCGCCCTCGGCATCCTCGCGGCGCAGGTCCCGGCGGCGCGCCCCGCGCTCACCGGGCCGCTCAAGCCCGGCCTCACGCTCGCGTCGAAGCGGCTGATGCGGATCGGCGTGGTGCTCCTCGGCCTGCAGCTGGGGCTCTCCGACATCGTCGGCCTCGGCTGGCACGCCGTGCTGCTCGTGGTCGCCGTCGTGGTGCTGTCGTTCGCCGGCACCTACGCCATCGCCCGCGCGCTCCGGATGCCCGGCCAGCAGCCGCTCCTCCTCGCGACCGGCTTCTCCATCTGCGGCGCGAGCGCGATCGGCGCGATGGCCGGCGTCACACGCGCGAAGCCCGCCGACCAGGGCGCGCCCGTCGCGCTCGTCACGCTCTGCGGCACCCTGGCGATCGCCGTGCTGCCGCCGCTCGCCGGACCGCTCGGCCTCGACGACGTGGCCTTCGGGCACTGGGTCGGCGCGGGCGTGCACGACGTGGGGCAGGTCGTCGCGACCGCGCAGATCGCGGGATCCGCTGCCCTCACCATCGCGATCGCCGTGAAGCTCACGCGCGTGCTGCTGCTCGCGCCCGTCGTCGCCGTCGCGGGCGTCGTGATGCGCCGCCGCGAGGGCCGGGTCGAGGGCGCCGCGCGCCCACCGATCGTGCCGCTGTTCGTGCTCGGCTTCCTCGCCGCGGTGCTGGTGCGCACGTTCGTGCCGCTGCCGGACGGCGTGCTCGACGCCGCGCAGGTCGTGCAGACGGCGCTCCTCGCGATCGCGCTCGTGGCGCTCGGATCCGCGGTGCGCCTCCGCGAGCTCGTCGGCCAGGGCGGATCCGCGCTCGCCGCCGGCCTCCTCTCCTGGGCGCTCATCGCGGGCCTCGCGCTCGCGGCCGTGCGCCTGTCCTGA
- the treS gene encoding maltose alpha-D-glucosyltransferase, translating to MDDAIETNAIPEPEPTEITYDEDRFPARPARLRSRPQLRASGIRRSSNDPRAADASNPSYVEWLRRQSMLGDADVLSRGLSGSPSMWSNPYARPDARRAIDTASVWFTAYPISLITKDGESYLGALGDPQLWEIFQSIGIEAVHTGPVKLAGGITEWSQTASVDGHFDRISTQIDSAFGTEDEFRRLTEVADQHGGSVIDDIVPGHTGKGADFRLAEMGYKDFPGIYHMVEIPEEDWHLLPDVLPGRDAVNLDVAAEQALADQGYIIGRLQRVIFYAPGVKETNWSATAPVLGVDGRTRRWVYLHYFKQGQPSINWLDPTFAGMRMVIGDALHSLGDLGASALRLDANGFLGVEKSVEGPAWSEGHPLSEAANHLIASMVRKVGGFSFQELNLTMEDIRDTGRVGADLSYDFINRPAYQHALATGDTEFLRLTLRTSLEVGVEPVTLVHALQNHDELTYELVHWATEHCADVFPFRGEEVTGADLAVTIRGDLLEELTGESADYNHVFTTNGIACTTASVIAAAQGFTTLDAIGEEDVDGIRAAHLLLAKFNAWQPGVFALSAWDLLGVLPLQASQVADLIEGGDTRWVHRGGHDLLDAAPEATTSGSGMPRGRSLYGSLPAQVDDPASFVSGLRSVLEVRERFDVAVGTQVDVPDVGHHGMLVMVHRLDNGDPTGDARLQLTVLNFTGESILATVRSEHLPSRRAVRDATTDEVIGTVDDLSSFPVQLEPYAGLFLLLDEEPEVESDGGPDADEDAAR from the coding sequence GTGGACGACGCCATCGAGACGAACGCGATCCCCGAGCCGGAGCCCACGGAGATCACCTACGACGAGGACCGCTTCCCCGCGCGGCCCGCCCGGCTCCGCTCCCGCCCCCAGCTGCGCGCCAGCGGGATCCGCCGCTCGTCGAACGACCCGCGCGCCGCCGACGCGTCGAACCCCTCCTACGTGGAGTGGCTCCGCCGCCAGTCGATGCTCGGCGACGCCGACGTGCTGAGCCGCGGCCTCTCCGGCTCGCCCAGCATGTGGTCGAACCCGTACGCCCGGCCGGACGCCCGCCGCGCCATCGACACCGCGTCGGTCTGGTTCACCGCCTACCCGATCTCGCTCATCACCAAGGACGGCGAGTCGTACCTCGGCGCCCTCGGCGACCCGCAGCTGTGGGAGATCTTCCAGTCGATCGGCATCGAGGCCGTGCACACCGGCCCCGTGAAGCTCGCCGGCGGCATCACCGAGTGGTCGCAGACCGCGAGCGTCGACGGCCACTTCGACCGCATCAGCACCCAGATCGACTCCGCCTTCGGCACGGAGGACGAGTTCCGCCGCCTCACCGAGGTCGCCGACCAGCACGGCGGCAGCGTCATCGACGACATCGTGCCCGGCCACACCGGCAAGGGCGCCGACTTCCGCCTCGCGGAGATGGGCTACAAGGACTTCCCGGGGATCTACCACATGGTCGAGATCCCCGAGGAGGACTGGCACCTGCTGCCCGACGTGCTGCCGGGCCGCGACGCCGTGAACCTCGACGTCGCCGCCGAGCAGGCGCTCGCCGACCAGGGGTACATCATCGGCCGCCTGCAGCGCGTGATCTTCTACGCGCCCGGCGTCAAGGAGACCAACTGGAGCGCCACCGCGCCCGTGCTCGGCGTCGACGGCCGCACGCGCCGCTGGGTCTACCTGCACTACTTCAAGCAGGGCCAGCCCTCCATCAACTGGCTCGACCCCACGTTCGCCGGCATGCGCATGGTCATCGGCGACGCGCTGCACTCGCTCGGCGACCTCGGCGCGAGCGCGCTGCGCCTCGACGCGAACGGCTTCCTCGGAGTGGAGAAGAGCGTCGAGGGCCCGGCGTGGTCCGAGGGCCACCCGCTCTCGGAGGCCGCGAACCACCTCATCGCGAGCATGGTGCGCAAGGTCGGCGGGTTCTCCTTCCAGGAGCTGAACCTCACGATGGAGGACATCCGCGACACCGGCCGCGTCGGCGCCGACCTCTCCTACGACTTCATCAACCGGCCCGCGTACCAGCACGCGCTCGCGACCGGCGACACCGAGTTCCTGCGCCTCACGCTCCGCACCTCGCTCGAGGTCGGCGTGGAGCCCGTGACCCTCGTCCACGCGCTGCAGAACCACGACGAGCTCACCTACGAGCTCGTGCACTGGGCGACCGAGCACTGCGCCGACGTGTTCCCGTTCCGCGGCGAGGAGGTGACCGGCGCCGACCTCGCCGTCACGATCCGCGGCGACCTCCTCGAGGAGCTCACAGGCGAGAGCGCCGACTACAACCACGTGTTCACCACGAACGGCATCGCCTGCACCACGGCGTCCGTCATCGCGGCCGCGCAGGGCTTCACGACCCTCGACGCGATCGGCGAGGAGGACGTCGACGGGATCCGCGCCGCGCACCTCCTGCTCGCCAAGTTCAACGCGTGGCAGCCCGGCGTCTTCGCGCTCTCCGCGTGGGACCTGCTCGGCGTGCTGCCGCTGCAGGCGTCGCAGGTGGCCGACCTCATCGAGGGCGGCGACACGCGCTGGGTGCACCGCGGCGGCCACGACCTGCTCGACGCGGCGCCCGAGGCGACCACCTCCGGGTCCGGGATGCCGCGCGGCCGCTCGCTCTACGGATCGCTGCCGGCGCAGGTGGACGACCCCGCGTCGTTCGTCTCGGGTCTCCGCAGCGTCCTCGAGGTGCGCGAGCGCTTCGACGTGGCGGTCGGCACGCAGGTCGACGTCCCGGACGTCGGCCACCACGGCATGCTCGTGATGGTCCACCGCCTCGACAACGGCGACCCGACGGGCGACGCCCGCCTGCAGCTCACGGTGCTCAACTTCACGGGCGAGTCGATCCTCGCGACGGTGCGCTCCGAGCACCTGCCGAGCCGCCGCGCCGTCCGCGACGCCACCACCGACGAGGTCATCGGCACGGTCGACGACCTGTCCAGCTTCCCCGTGCAGCTCGAGCCCTACGCGGGCCTGTTCCTGCTGCTCGACGAGGAGCCGGAGGTCGAGTCCGACGGCGGCCCCGACGCGGACGAGGACGCCGCGCGCTAG
- a CDS encoding CoA-binding protein, which translates to MPRSSPLAALLRSERTWTGPSAKERQAILRRAKSVAIVGASPNPARSSYFVGTYLQQSSDYRVYFVNPNATEILGEKAYPDLASLPEVPDIVDVFRKASDIPSVVDDVVAVGAPVVWVQLGIWNQEAAEDAEARGLTVVMDRCVKVEHARFHGGLHLLGFDTGVISARKAAV; encoded by the coding sequence ATCCCCCGCTCCAGCCCGCTCGCCGCGCTGCTCCGCTCCGAGCGCACGTGGACCGGCCCGAGCGCGAAGGAGCGCCAGGCGATCCTCCGCCGCGCGAAGAGCGTCGCCATCGTGGGCGCCTCGCCGAACCCGGCCCGGTCCAGCTACTTCGTCGGCACGTACCTGCAGCAGTCGAGCGACTACCGCGTGTACTTCGTCAACCCGAACGCCACCGAGATCCTCGGCGAGAAGGCGTACCCCGACCTCGCGTCGCTGCCCGAGGTGCCCGACATCGTCGACGTGTTCCGGAAGGCGAGCGACATCCCGTCGGTCGTGGACGACGTGGTCGCCGTGGGCGCGCCCGTCGTCTGGGTGCAGCTCGGCATCTGGAACCAGGAGGCGGCCGAGGACGCGGAGGCCCGCGGCCTGACCGTGGTGATGGACCGCTGCGTGAAGGTCGAGCACGCGCGCTTCCACGGCGGGCTGCACCTGCTCGGCTTCGACACCGGCGTGATCAGCGCGCGCAAGGCCGCCGTCTAG
- a CDS encoding DUF6518 family protein yields MMRSLGSTLAWWLLAAALGLLLGGATSFAQLLLPDGLRSFANSNGGWTLLAFAVTAVCMRWPSARRWWIAAGMGFAVFHALLQGYAVVSTLRGFPDGYGPGDLYFVIATLAGPVLGLAGLAWAAGSGALRACGTAVVAAVMVGDGLWGLLRVVATTGWLYWALSIVIGMAILAWAVVGRLDRARDRVLAVGLTAAGAAAYALAFSAL; encoded by the coding sequence ATGATGCGCTCCCTCGGATCCACGCTCGCGTGGTGGCTTCTCGCCGCCGCCCTCGGGCTCCTGCTGGGAGGCGCCACGTCGTTCGCCCAGCTCCTGCTGCCCGACGGGCTGCGGTCGTTCGCCAACTCGAACGGCGGCTGGACGCTGCTGGCCTTCGCCGTGACCGCCGTCTGCATGCGGTGGCCGAGCGCGCGCCGCTGGTGGATCGCGGCGGGCATGGGCTTCGCGGTCTTCCACGCGCTGCTGCAGGGCTACGCGGTCGTCTCGACGCTGCGCGGGTTCCCCGACGGGTACGGACCCGGCGACCTCTACTTCGTCATCGCGACCCTGGCCGGCCCCGTGCTCGGGCTCGCGGGGCTCGCGTGGGCGGCGGGATCGGGCGCGCTCCGGGCGTGCGGGACCGCGGTGGTGGCGGCGGTCATGGTCGGCGACGGCCTCTGGGGCCTGCTCCGCGTCGTCGCGACGACGGGCTGGCTCTACTGGGCGCTCAGCATCGTGATCGGCATGGCGATCCTCGCGTGGGCGGTCGTCGGCCGCCTCGACCGGGCGCGCGACCGGGTGCTGGCGGTCGGGCTCACCGCGGCGGGCGCGGCAGCCTACGCGCTGGCGTTCTCGGCCCTCTGA
- a CDS encoding SRPBCC family protein has protein sequence MPVVESRRIVPVEPAVAFAISQTQGAIRKRWDPFIAHQHLMGGATEPAKGVRTFTVSRLGLSMVSEYVSHQPPSNVGMRMTQGSWFFARMGGGWRFAPVEGEPRQTLATWRYNFACRPAWLAPVAERIGAWILQRDMDRRIDGYARGCADPVVLAAVGAGATLPDAG, from the coding sequence GTGCCCGTCGTCGAGTCCCGCCGCATCGTCCCCGTGGAGCCCGCCGTGGCGTTCGCGATCTCGCAGACGCAGGGGGCGATCCGGAAGCGGTGGGATCCCTTCATCGCGCACCAGCACCTCATGGGCGGCGCGACCGAGCCCGCCAAGGGCGTCCGCACGTTCACGGTCTCGCGCCTCGGCCTCAGCATGGTGAGCGAGTACGTCTCGCACCAGCCGCCGTCGAACGTCGGCATGAGGATGACGCAGGGGTCGTGGTTCTTCGCGCGGATGGGCGGCGGCTGGCGGTTCGCGCCCGTCGAGGGCGAGCCGCGGCAGACGCTCGCGACCTGGCGCTACAACTTCGCGTGCCGGCCCGCCTGGCTCGCGCCCGTGGCCGAGCGCATCGGGGCGTGGATCCTGCAGCGCGACATGGACCGGCGCATCGACGGCTACGCGCGCGGCTGCGCGGACCCGGTGGTCCTCGCGGCGGTGGGCGCCGGCGCGACCCTGCCCGACGCGGGCTGA
- the rsmI gene encoding 16S rRNA (cytidine(1402)-2'-O)-methyltransferase gives MIILGATPIGNLGDASRRLVEALSSATVVAAEDTRTTIRLLTALGVENRPRLIALHDHNEQERSADLVELARETDVLVLSDAGMPAISDPGFHLVEAAAAAGVRVTVIPGPSAVLSALAVSGLPTDRFTFEGFLPRKGGDRRRVLRELVRERRTMVFFESPNRLQASLEDVVAEWGPDRRLVVCRELTKLYEEVRRGSAAELAAWAAEGVRGEIVVVAEGAAALEVDLATGVTQVLELVADGARLKDAAGTIAEATGLGKRDLYQAALQAR, from the coding sequence GTGATCATCCTCGGCGCGACCCCCATCGGCAACCTGGGCGACGCGTCGCGGCGGCTCGTGGAGGCGCTCTCGTCCGCCACGGTCGTGGCCGCCGAGGACACGCGCACCACCATCCGCCTGCTCACGGCGCTCGGCGTCGAGAACCGGCCGCGCCTCATCGCGCTGCACGACCACAACGAGCAGGAGCGCTCCGCCGACCTCGTCGAGCTCGCGCGCGAGACCGACGTGCTCGTGCTCTCCGACGCCGGCATGCCCGCGATCTCCGACCCCGGCTTCCACCTGGTGGAGGCGGCGGCCGCCGCGGGCGTGCGCGTCACGGTGATCCCCGGCCCGAGCGCCGTGCTCAGCGCGCTCGCCGTCTCCGGCCTCCCCACCGACCGCTTCACGTTCGAGGGCTTCCTCCCGCGCAAGGGCGGCGACCGGCGCCGCGTGCTCCGCGAGCTCGTGCGCGAGCGCCGCACCATGGTCTTCTTCGAGTCGCCGAACCGGCTGCAGGCGTCGCTCGAGGACGTCGTCGCCGAGTGGGGCCCGGATCGCCGGCTCGTCGTGTGCCGCGAGCTCACGAAGCTCTACGAGGAGGTGCGCCGGGGATCCGCCGCCGAGCTCGCCGCCTGGGCCGCCGAGGGCGTGCGCGGCGAGATCGTCGTGGTCGCGGAGGGCGCCGCGGCGCTCGAGGTCGACCTCGCGACGGGCGTGACGCAGGTGCTCGAGCTGGTCGCCGACGGCGCGCGCCTCAAGGACGCGGCCGGCACCATCGCGGAGGCGACCGGCCTGGGAAAGCGCGACCTGTACCAGGCGGCGCTGCAGGCGAGGTGA
- a CDS encoding O-acetylhomoserine aminocarboxypropyltransferase/cysteine synthase family protein — protein sequence MVDREYGFKTRAIHAGNIPDATTGARALPIYQSSAFVFDDTADAAARFALQKYGNVYSRLSNPTVASFEERVASLEGGLGAVATASGLSAQYITFASLAGAGDHIVASANLYGGSITQLDVTLRRFGVETTFVQSSDPADYAAAITDRTKLVFAETVANPSGEIADIEGLAAVAHAAGVPLVIDSTIATPYLNRPIEWGADIVIHSATKFLGGHGTTLGGVVVESGLFDWESARFPLLDQPVPSYGGLNWTGNFGEYAFLTRLRAEQLRDIGPALAPHSAFLLAQGVETLPYRMQAHIDNARAVAEWLDADPRITAVNWAGLPAHPHHERARKYLPTGPGSVFTFEVAGGRAVGQRFIESVELASHLANIGDAKTLVIHPASTTHAQLSEAQLVDAGVLPGIVRISVGIEDVADIIHDLDQALAAATEGAK from the coding sequence ATGGTCGATCGCGAGTACGGGTTCAAGACGAGGGCGATCCACGCGGGCAACATCCCCGACGCCACCACGGGTGCGCGCGCCCTCCCCATCTACCAGTCGAGCGCGTTCGTCTTCGACGACACCGCCGACGCCGCCGCGCGCTTCGCGCTGCAGAAGTACGGCAACGTCTACTCGCGCCTGTCGAACCCCACGGTCGCGTCCTTCGAGGAGCGCGTCGCGAGCCTCGAGGGCGGCCTCGGCGCGGTCGCCACGGCGAGCGGGCTGAGCGCGCAGTACATCACCTTCGCCTCGCTCGCGGGCGCCGGCGACCACATCGTCGCCTCCGCGAACCTCTACGGCGGATCCATCACGCAGCTCGACGTCACCCTCCGCCGCTTCGGCGTCGAGACCACGTTCGTCCAGTCGAGCGACCCGGCCGACTACGCCGCCGCGATCACCGACCGCACCAAGCTCGTCTTCGCCGAGACGGTCGCGAACCCGTCGGGCGAGATCGCCGACATCGAGGGCCTCGCGGCCGTCGCGCACGCGGCGGGCGTGCCGCTCGTCATCGACTCCACCATCGCGACCCCGTACCTCAACCGGCCCATCGAGTGGGGCGCCGACATCGTCATCCACTCGGCCACCAAGTTCCTCGGCGGGCACGGCACGACGCTCGGCGGCGTGGTCGTCGAGTCGGGCCTCTTCGACTGGGAGAGCGCGCGGTTCCCGCTCCTCGACCAGCCCGTGCCGAGCTACGGCGGCCTCAACTGGACCGGCAACTTCGGCGAGTACGCGTTCCTCACGCGCCTCCGCGCCGAGCAGCTCCGCGACATCGGGCCCGCGCTCGCGCCGCACTCCGCGTTCCTCCTCGCGCAGGGCGTCGAGACGCTGCCGTACCGGATGCAGGCGCACATCGACAACGCGCGGGCCGTCGCCGAGTGGCTCGACGCGGATCCGCGCATCACGGCCGTCAACTGGGCGGGCCTCCCCGCGCACCCGCACCACGAGCGGGCGCGCAAGTACCTGCCGACGGGACCCGGATCCGTGTTCACGTTCGAGGTCGCCGGCGGCCGCGCCGTCGGCCAGCGCTTCATCGAGTCGGTGGAGCTCGCCAGCCATCTCGCCAACATCGGCGACGCGAAGACGCTCGTCATCCACCCGGCCTCCACCACCCACGCGCAGCTCAGCGAGGCGCAGCTCGTGGACGCGGGCGTGCTGCCCGGCATCGTCCGCATCAGCGTCGGCATCGAGGACGTCGCCGACATCATCCACGACCTGGACCAGGCGCTCGCCGCCGCCACGGAGGGAGCGAAGTGA
- a CDS encoding EamA family transporter, protein MTRRHLTTGLVLAIVAAASFGLSGAFVKPLLESGWSPVAAVTLRALIGGAVLAPVALAQLRGDLRPVLRAWRRVLGMALVGVAGAQGMYFAAIERIPVGTAILIEFMAPLLLVAVAWAVSRRRPAVPVLLGSVAAAGGLALVVSPSGGGALDPVGVLLAIGAMVGCAGYFAIAAQGADGLPPVALAAAGLLVAAAVLGLVGLTGILPFTGSVADVTVLGNVVPWWVPMLVVGVVATALAYGAGITGSAMLGSRLASFVGLLEVAAAGAWAWLLLGEELTALQLVGGVLIVAGIVAVRFDARADAPPVGALPGSGAGAEASRSSEADPDPALRGR, encoded by the coding sequence ATGACCCGACGCCACCTCACCACCGGACTGGTCCTCGCGATCGTCGCCGCCGCGTCGTTCGGGTTGTCCGGCGCGTTCGTGAAGCCGCTGCTCGAGTCGGGCTGGAGCCCGGTGGCGGCGGTCACCCTGCGCGCGCTCATCGGCGGCGCTGTGCTGGCGCCGGTCGCGCTCGCGCAGCTCCGCGGCGACCTGCGGCCCGTCCTCCGCGCGTGGCGGCGCGTGCTCGGCATGGCGCTCGTCGGCGTCGCCGGCGCGCAGGGCATGTACTTCGCGGCCATCGAGCGGATCCCCGTGGGCACGGCCATCCTCATCGAGTTCATGGCGCCGCTGCTGCTCGTCGCGGTGGCCTGGGCCGTGAGCCGGAGGCGGCCCGCGGTGCCGGTGCTCCTCGGGTCCGTCGCGGCGGCCGGCGGGCTCGCGCTCGTGGTGTCGCCGTCGGGCGGCGGGGCGCTGGATCCCGTGGGCGTGCTGCTCGCGATCGGCGCGATGGTGGGCTGCGCGGGCTACTTCGCGATCGCGGCGCAGGGCGCGGACGGGCTGCCGCCCGTGGCGCTCGCGGCGGCGGGGCTGCTCGTCGCGGCGGCGGTGCTGGGGCTCGTGGGCCTCACCGGGATCCTGCCGTTCACGGGATCCGTCGCCGACGTGACCGTGCTCGGGAACGTCGTGCCGTGGTGGGTGCCGATGCTCGTGGTCGGCGTGGTCGCGACGGCGCTCGCGTACGGCGCCGGCATCACGGGGAGCGCGATGCTCGGGTCGCGCCTCGCGTCCTTCGTGGGCCTCCTCGAGGTCGCGGCGGCCGGCGCCTGGGCCTGGCTGCTGCTCGGCGAGGAGCTGACGGCGCTGCAGCTCGTCGGCGGCGTGCTGATCGTGGCGGGGATCGTCGCGGTGCGCTTCGACGCGCGGGCGGACGCGCCGCCCGTCGGCGCCCTGCCCGGGAGCGGGGCGGGCGCGGAGGCGTCGCGGTCGTCCGAGGCGGATCCGGACCCGGCGCTACGGGGCCGGTGA
- a CDS encoding dolichyl-phosphate-mannose--protein mannosyltransferase: MPHRPAEHGVDEGRPVPAPEAAPTRASHRADERALTARGSRQDDLWARLVSTPARCRAWHWGAPILITLLAAVLRIQSLGHPATLVFDETFYVKDAWTLLHLGYEGSWPNDPNPDFIAGQTDGYLQAPAFVAHPPLGKWVIALGLAVFGAADPVGWRIATAVVGTLAVVLLMLIARRLTGSAVVATIAGFLFAIDGHAIVMSRVALLDTHVMFFGLLGFGAILLDRAWHERRFTELLERRRAARPEGAPPMEFGPVILWRPWLVAAGLAFGATSSVKWSGIFFLAGFGLYVVLTDMLLRRRHGLAAWFTAGAVVQGPVSFLLLVPSAIAAFLASYAGWFATADGYFRGWAAEGSNAWQGGLAWVPLPIQSLWHYLSQQYEFNVGLDVTHPYRADPRLWLLLYRPTQFYYEGYGPGEAGCTIDACSSSITSIANPIIWWLSVAAMLYLVYRLAARREWRVGLVLMGLVVGYLPWLLYVNRTVFQFYSIAFEPYLLLSLAMVLGLVLGDRGDPRPRRTRGIVVVASVLVVCALVSAFFYPLWTGQLVPTWFWRLHAWIPSGWI, from the coding sequence ATGCCCCATCGCCCCGCCGAGCACGGCGTCGACGAGGGCCGGCCGGTCCCCGCCCCCGAGGCCGCTCCCACCCGCGCGTCCCACCGCGCGGACGAGCGGGCGCTCACCGCGCGCGGCTCCCGTCAGGACGACCTGTGGGCGCGCCTCGTCTCCACGCCCGCCCGCTGCCGCGCCTGGCACTGGGGCGCGCCGATCCTCATCACGCTGCTCGCCGCGGTCCTCCGCATCCAGAGCCTCGGGCACCCCGCGACCCTGGTCTTCGACGAGACGTTCTACGTCAAGGACGCCTGGACCCTCCTCCACCTCGGATACGAGGGCTCCTGGCCGAACGACCCGAACCCGGACTTCATCGCGGGGCAGACGGACGGCTACCTGCAGGCGCCCGCGTTCGTCGCGCATCCGCCGCTCGGCAAGTGGGTCATCGCGCTGGGTCTCGCGGTGTTCGGCGCGGCCGATCCGGTGGGCTGGCGCATCGCCACGGCCGTCGTCGGCACGCTCGCGGTCGTCCTCCTCATGCTCATCGCCCGCCGCCTCACCGGCTCCGCGGTGGTCGCGACCATCGCCGGGTTCCTGTTCGCGATCGACGGCCACGCCATCGTCATGAGCCGGGTGGCGCTCCTCGACACGCACGTCATGTTCTTCGGCCTCCTCGGCTTCGGCGCGATCCTGCTCGACCGCGCGTGGCACGAGCGCCGGTTCACGGAGCTGCTCGAGCGCCGCCGCGCCGCCCGTCCCGAGGGCGCGCCGCCCATGGAGTTCGGCCCGGTCATCCTCTGGCGCCCCTGGCTCGTCGCCGCCGGCCTCGCGTTCGGCGCGACCTCCTCCGTCAAGTGGTCGGGGATCTTCTTCCTCGCGGGCTTCGGCCTCTACGTCGTGCTCACGGACATGCTGCTGCGCCGCCGCCACGGCCTGGCCGCCTGGTTCACGGCGGGCGCCGTGGTGCAGGGCCCGGTCTCGTTCCTCCTCCTCGTGCCGTCGGCGATCGCCGCGTTCCTCGCCTCCTACGCCGGCTGGTTCGCGACAGCGGACGGCTACTTCCGCGGCTGGGCGGCCGAGGGGTCGAACGCGTGGCAGGGCGGGCTCGCGTGGGTGCCCCTGCCGATCCAGAGCCTCTGGCACTACCTGTCGCAGCAGTACGAGTTCAACGTGGGCCTCGACGTGACGCACCCGTACCGGGCGGATCCGCGCCTGTGGCTCCTCCTCTACCGGCCGACGCAGTTCTACTACGAGGGCTACGGGCCCGGCGAGGCCGGCTGCACGATCGACGCGTGCTCGTCGTCCATCACCTCGATCGCGAACCCGATCATCTGGTGGCTGTCCGTCGCCGCGATGCTCTACCTCGTCTACCGGCTCGCCGCCCGCCGCGAGTGGCGCGTGGGCCTCGTGCTCATGGGGCTCGTCGTCGGCTACCTGCCGTGGCTGCTCTACGTGAACCGCACGGTCTTCCAGTTCTACTCGATCGCCTTCGAGCCGTACCTGCTGCTCAGCCTCGCGATGGTGCTGGGGCTCGTCCTCGGCGACCGCGGGGATCCGCGCCCCCGGCGCACGCGCGGCATCGTCGTCGTGGCGTCCGTGCTCGTGGTCTGCGCGCTCGTCAGCGCCTTCTTCTACCCGCTCTGGACCGGACAGCTCGTGCCGACCTGGTTCTGGCGGCTGCACGCGTGGATCCCCTCGGGCTGGATCTGA
- a CDS encoding CGNR zinc finger domain-containing protein: MHFTPDTEDVLVFDAVVLNTAARATRSGADLLATPEQLADLMTRHGFSGRFDRDDRELEDVRRARTRLRAIWTLDRDDMVDAVNDLLARHRAAPRLVRHDALDWHLHATPDDAPLADRILVEAAMALVDVIRSDATDRLRVCAADDCDGVLVDLSRNGSKRFCSVRCGNRMNMVAFRERRAQDPVG; the protein is encoded by the coding sequence TTGCATTTCACCCCTGACACCGAGGACGTGCTGGTGTTCGACGCCGTCGTCCTCAACACGGCCGCGCGCGCGACCCGCTCCGGGGCCGACCTCCTGGCGACGCCCGAGCAGCTCGCCGACCTCATGACGCGCCACGGCTTCTCCGGCCGCTTCGACCGCGACGACCGCGAGCTGGAGGACGTGCGCCGCGCCCGCACCCGGCTCCGCGCCATCTGGACCCTCGACCGCGACGACATGGTCGACGCCGTCAACGACCTGCTCGCGCGGCATCGCGCGGCCCCGCGCCTCGTGCGCCACGACGCCCTCGACTGGCACCTGCACGCGACGCCCGACGACGCGCCGCTCGCCGACCGGATCCTCGTGGAGGCCGCCATGGCGCTGGTCGACGTCATCCGCTCCGACGCGACCGACCGCCTCCGGGTGTGCGCCGCCGACGACTGCGACGGCGTGCTCGTCGACCTCTCGCGCAACGGCTCGAAGCGCTTCTGCAGCGTGCGCTGCGGCAACCGGATGAACATGGTCGCGTTCCGCGAGAGGCGCGCGCAGGATCCCGTCGGCTAG